TCCTTGTGTTGAtcagtgttgtgtgttttgttgatgTGAATAgttaaaaaatccaaacaccAAATTGGCTGCATTGATGGAgattataataaaattaatacagggaagcatttttcatttttaataaaattttttttatcagaatttcTTGTAGTAAGTAAGAGCAGATATGACTGACTGCAGGTTCTAacattattaaatgttaaagaagAAGTTTTGGGATTTCTTGATGTTTTTTCCTGCCATCTATgattagttttttattgtttgcgTCAGATTTTGCAACAGCAATGAACAATTATTTCTGACACATTTTAGCAGGTCTTCTAGTAAGTTTGGTAGTTGTTGTGTAGAAAGTCTAGTTTTAACCCTTTTAAGAtgtaaaaagtgaagaaatatgATTTCTCTTAATGCTCGCCATCAGAGCTCTTGACTGGCATTTTAGATTAGCTGGAAGCTCTGCAAAAAGCTTCTTGGACATTCTGATAATAAATTAGTCTGGCCTGGAAGTAACACATGCATAATCAATGGGATTAGCTTTAATTATTTGGAATACTTTAAGTAGCAAAAAGCAGTTCTTCATGCTCACGTATCCTCTCTCTGAAGCTTAGAGGGCctgtgcagctgctgctgtttgccaTCTGATTCTGCATAGTGCGAGTCTCTGACATTTATTCCCATAAACTCTCCGTCGCCCTCCCCACCTCCCCATTTCAAAAGGACAACTATTTCTTGTCAAGGACACCTGCTGAAAATAACCCCGTCTGTGTAACTATTGTTTTTTCTATATCTGATGTACTCACAGGCCAGCAGTAAATGCAGCcatgaaaagtgtttttatttaagaatcaGTTATAATTTCCATTACTGTATGTGTAAAATCACAGTGACCATTTTAATAGTATCAGTAGGCTGtaaccccaaacacacacaatatgACAACAGtgtgaagttaaatcagaccaaacttgtTTAAAGTCAGTTAGAATCACAAGTTATTTCTGTTCAAATTCCACAACAATGAGAGGAAGAATTGttcagatttgtttatttaggaCTTCAAAAGCAAACGTTCATGTTTCCTCTGGATTTGGTGGCATTTCCTTTGACCTGGATGACTCGGGTCAAACCTTTTGAGTTTCCTTCCAGAGGATTTTCACTGtagtttgctggagttctggtccattcctcctgacagaactgggtCAGATTTATAGGCTTTTTCTCAGATCTACCCATAATTTCTCCAgagatcagaaccaaacattgaCTGTGTTAGCTGCTGAGAGTCATCGCCCATCTGGAGCTAAACCGTCCTGCTGATGCCTTTAGATGTTGCTCCAATATTTCCACATGATATTATTTCAGTACCaattcctcctgcagcaaaacagcccacaacatgatgctgccactcccGTACTTCACAGTCAGGATGGTACAAAGATGGTTCATTTTCTATCTCTTCCTCTTGTCATAGAACTACACTTTGCctgatgtttctttgtttggttGCGACGCCTTCTTGCTAACTATGTCGTAAGAGTTCATACACTAACACTTTAGTTTCGCTTTCATCCTGTAGATTGCACCATTGATTCCAAACTAATTTGTACggctttttgtttcattgtgtctCTGTCCtgtaaaaatcataatttcatgtttcagaATGAGCCTTCTAATGTAATACATCCACCATAAGGCTGCATGCACACAGTGTTTATCTATTTTTAGGTTTCTTCTGTTATCTTCCATTTATAGATGGCCTCTCTTCTTCATTGTCACTCCTCCCGCCCTCCACTATCATAGGATAATGAAAGTTGGGCCAGAACCTTTTTTAGATGCCACATGAGCCAACATAGCAGACAGAGCAGCATATTCCTGCCAGAGCTTGTCCTGGTTCTGACGGTAGTGGTGTGGCCCAGTCCAGAACCGACCAGCAGTCATGGATGACGTATATAAAGCAGCGGTGAGTTCTGATAATTGGTGGTATGATCTGCTAATTTGCTCTCCttcatgggggaaaaaagttctGTTTCAGTCGATGTTCATTCAGAGATTTATTGGGAATTCCAGTCCATTTGAAATTAGTAGTTACAAATTAAATCTGCTTCCAATTGGCTACGCTAAGGTCAAACATCTCGAACAatgaagttacatttttattttactgcatcAACCATTTTCTAACAGctcaaaatctaaattttattgTGAACGCAATCAGAAATAGACGTCTACAGATAGAGGCACGAGAGAGTCTGGTTTCTGTGACTGACATCAGAACAATGGACAGCTGGTGAGGAACAGATCTCCACAAACCTCACAAGAATAGCAGCGCGTGTCGCGTTACAGTGCAGCTAAACTGAGAATATTGTCACCAAGAGAACTGAGGTCCTGCTTCACCACAAGAGGCGGATAAAGAGTCAGACAGAAGGAAAATAACTGTTTTTCATCTGCAGGTAGAGAATCTGacagaggagcagaaaaacGGTGAGGAAACTGCAACTGCTAGAATAAAACCGACTTAAAatactgattttatgtattatggTGTTTGTCTGCATGATGTGTTTGATACTAATAATATCTCTAATCTACACATATTTctaaacagagataaaaaaggATCACATGTATTGAGTCTTCTAACAGTAATCTGAAAGCTTAAAGAGTCGGCTCTAAGGTCGGCCATGTTTGGCGTAAAGAGGATCCTCAGCGCCGCCATCACTGAGCCAACATTTTGGCCCCGCCCACTCGGGACAGGAAGCCTGTGTTTTAATTGGGGCCACTGGTCTGTGACTTTAGCCAGACTCAGcaggaaaactgaaaacttttactttttgctgAACTGTTGGCTCTTCACAGAGCTCTGTGTCATTAAGGTTAAATGACAGGTGAAAAAGTACATTAGATGCTTAGCGCCCCCTACAGCATTTCAAATATTCAGGTTTGTGCTCTGCTTTGACTTGGAGTTAGGAAATTtgtacaaatattattttttagggCCTATGGAAATAAAACCGTCAGTGGTGAGCAATGCTAGGCAAAATGTTAGctgtgctaaccctaaagcactaatcataaacattagttccacTAAAGAGCTACACCAACCTGGTATTTAGCAGATGCTAAAGGCAAAGCACTAAATTCAATCATGTTGATACTTTATTCAACTGACCGATTACAAAACAGTCAAGAAAATTGGCATTTATCTGAAACATTAATTTAGGGGAACCTAAATGAAAAATGCATCGTTAACAATAGCAAGATGCTAAAgcgataataaaaaaaattagcgCCACTATTAGCACATTTGATAAATATACCTGAATGTTTCCTGGTCATCTCTTTCTAAGGTTTTCCAGGTATGTCCCACTGTTCAAATCCCAAATGCTGTAGAAGGACCTGCACCCCTCTAGTCTGGGAACATTATGGGAGGAGCTGTGTTGTATCTCCTGGTTTATCAGGGATTTTCTCCTAAATCTGGTGCCTCTCTGGCCCAGTCTTGGATTGGTACAAGTCAGTGGAGGGATAGATTTGGACCACAGAGACAAGATTTACCAGTCTTTAATGACaacaaatgtttcacacaaaaatgtttctctgttttgaagcttttcctttgtaaaaccatttgaaaggtCAGTCCTTGAATCTTCACAAAGTTTCGTCCAGTCACAACATGGTTTGCTAAGTTCACTTGTGGGTGACACAAAGGTCATGGAAACTTGATATTGGAATAATAAGTACAAGAGATGCCATCCCATTTCATGTAGAGAAGACTGGTATGTAAGTATCTGGTCTCATGAACACCCAAAATGTGACCCAAACTCTGGTTCTGCCTTCAAATCGGTTCAGAAGGCTTGTGAACATTGGAGCATTTGGTCAGAAGGTAACTTTTGGTTGATTTGTTTGCAGTGTATTTGTAGTTGtcaatgtatttcttttctttctttctttttggcatGTCTTGTTCCCACGTCTCACCAGAAAGTTCCTGGTCCTCAAACATGCACTGCTGTGTTTCTTCTAGAATTCAAGGCTGCCTTTGACATCTTCATTCAGGATGCTGAAGATGGCTGCATCAGCACAAAAGAGTTGGGGAAGGTGATGAGAATGCTTGGACAGAATCCAACTCCTGAAGAGTTGCAGGAGATGATCGATGAGGTGGATGAGGATGGTAGGTTACTGTCCTTTGACCTCACTTTAAGTAGAAatacctttttctgttttgttggttGATTTAAGGGTAGAAATGCTTAGGGATGTAAATAGTTTTATAAGACCATGCTTCATGTTCACAGGGAGTGGCACCGTAGACTTTGATGAATTCTTGGTTATGATGGTCCGATGCATGAAGGAGGAGAGCAAAGG
The genomic region above belongs to Xiphophorus maculatus strain JP 163 A chromosome 1, X_maculatus-5.0-male, whole genome shotgun sequence and contains:
- the LOC102228942 gene encoding troponin C, slow skeletal and cardiac muscles-like, translated to MDDVYKAAVENLTEEQKNEFKAAFDIFIQDAEDGCISTKELGKVMRMLGQNPTPEELQEMIDEVDEDGSGTVDFDEFLVMMVRCMKEESKGKSEEELAELFRMFDKNGDGYIDLEELKSMLESTGEPITEDDIEELMKDGDRNNDGKIDYDEFLEFMKGVE